A window of Bacteroidota bacterium contains these coding sequences:
- a CDS encoding helix-turn-helix domain-containing protein has product MELIVIDSEAFQQLKIDMKMMIKQAVTEAKFELLKKQEDDLVSWEEAKKILPYKSKSSWQEFRDSGKIKFEQIGRKIMYSKKSLIEFLKQKNKF; this is encoded by the coding sequence ATGGAATTAATCGTTATAGATTCAGAAGCATTTCAGCAATTAAAGATTGATATGAAAATGATGATAAAACAGGCAGTTACTGAAGCCAAATTTGAGCTATTAAAAAAGCAAGAAGACGATTTAGTAAGTTGGGAAGAAGCAAAGAAAATCTTGCCCTATAAATCAAAATCCTCATGGCAAGAATTCCGTGACAGCGGCAAAATAAAGTTCGAACAAATCGGTAGAAAAATCATGTACTCTAAAAAGAGCCTCATTGAGTTTTTGAAACAAAAGAATAAATTTTAA